From Cellulosimicrobium sp. ES-005, one genomic window encodes:
- a CDS encoding YciI family protein, whose amino-acid sequence MRVMVMITGNGADEDKIAPTQEMLAQMGAYNEELVKAGIMLDGQGLQPTAKAARVVFRGGETSVVDGPFTESKEIVAGYWIWQVSSLEEAVEWARKCPSDPSMGLEEVLEIRPIFEVEDFGAEYTPEQRAKDERLAEQIRAQQGS is encoded by the coding sequence ATGCGCGTCATGGTCATGATCACGGGCAACGGGGCCGACGAGGACAAGATCGCCCCCACCCAGGAGATGCTCGCCCAGATGGGCGCGTACAACGAGGAGCTCGTCAAGGCGGGCATCATGCTCGACGGCCAGGGACTGCAGCCCACGGCCAAGGCCGCGCGCGTCGTGTTCCGCGGCGGCGAGACGTCCGTCGTCGACGGGCCGTTCACCGAGTCCAAGGAGATCGTCGCCGGGTACTGGATCTGGCAGGTCTCCTCGCTCGAGGAGGCCGTCGAGTGGGCCCGCAAGTGCCCCAGCGACCCGAGCATGGGCCTGGAGGAGGTCCTCGAGATCCGGCCGATCTTCGAGGTCGAGGACTTCGGCGCCGAGTACACGCCCGAGCAGCGCGCGAAGGACGAGCGCCTCGCCGAGCAGATCCGCGCGCAGCAGGGCTCCTGA
- a CDS encoding ATP-binding cassette domain-containing protein, with protein MSTTTTPILRATGLAAGYGGPDVVHGIDLDVVPGTPPVGIVGESGAGKSTVVRALVGLVRPTAGHVTYAGRTVTKLSRRDKKQFTADVRRVSQDGLAGIGIDPRWTVDRTLSAALKDARRAGRPSGRSVEDLLGDVALEPRYAPRTIHSLSGGEKQRVALAVALATRPRALLLDEPLTAVDPAMRGDVVRRLGAATAELGTAVLLVSHDLELVERMCPTVHVLADGTFVASGALRDVFAGTAPGADHPAVRGLAEAAPLAVQRFR; from the coding sequence ATGAGCACGACGACCACCCCGATCCTGCGCGCCACCGGCCTCGCGGCCGGCTACGGAGGGCCCGACGTCGTGCACGGCATCGACCTCGACGTCGTCCCGGGCACCCCGCCGGTCGGGATCGTCGGCGAGTCGGGCGCCGGCAAGTCCACGGTCGTGCGGGCGCTCGTCGGGCTCGTGCGCCCGACCGCGGGCCACGTCACGTACGCCGGCCGCACCGTCACCAAGCTCTCGCGCCGGGACAAGAAGCAGTTCACCGCCGACGTGCGGCGCGTCTCGCAGGACGGCCTCGCCGGGATCGGGATCGACCCGCGCTGGACCGTCGACCGCACGCTGTCCGCCGCGCTCAAGGACGCCCGCAGGGCCGGGCGCCCGAGCGGCCGCTCCGTCGAGGACCTGCTCGGCGACGTCGCGCTCGAGCCCCGGTACGCCCCGCGCACGATCCACTCGCTCTCCGGCGGCGAGAAGCAGCGCGTCGCGCTCGCCGTCGCGCTCGCCACGCGCCCGCGCGCCCTCCTGCTCGACGAGCCGCTCACCGCCGTCGACCCGGCCATGCGCGGCGACGTCGTGCGTCGCCTCGGCGCCGCGACGGCCGAGCTCGGCACCGCGGTGCTGCTCGTCTCGCACGACCTCGAGCTCGTCGAGCGGATGTGCCCCACCGTGCACGTGCTCGCCGACGGGACCTTCGTCGCCTCCGGCGCGCTGCGCGACGTCTTCGCCGGGACCGCGCCGGGCGCCGACCACCCGGCCGTGCGGGGGCTCGCGGAGGCCGCGCCGCTCGCCGTCCAGCGCTTCCGCTGA